In Mytilus trossulus isolate FHL-02 chromosome 6, PNRI_Mtr1.1.1.hap1, whole genome shotgun sequence, a single window of DNA contains:
- the LOC134722228 gene encoding uncharacterized protein LOC134722228, giving the protein MAASRGLSLTLLTAFFLGGGLMSYLWTPHYTHTTYILSDNITQSSIVMEDVMQKLLQCQANLTQLKQDFKYVQDNFVYLKNEVTEVNNGITGFIEGVKGELKEDLLLLKRDIQILTGTRPIYDNTYITYSETVFVLLVGLILEALLLFLIAYKFFPWRNVFYGSQGSNYDNPHDDPHDTHESLYAQGPVQHLIKPKRRTILDQIDITRYKMAESICILSFHEETQGLHHRIITSVFQEEEVEIKPFLLEKTDPDVLNIPRCQFIFVFVDFNETNVILENQGDKRLVTVQACMKMGVLPGGYFN; this is encoded by the exons ATTATTGACTGCTTTCTTTCTAGGAGGAGGACTGATGTCATATTTGTGGACTCCACACTATACacatacaacatatatattaagtgaTAATATTACACAATCTAGTATAGTAATGGAGGACGTGATGCAGAAACTCTTACAATGTCAAGCCAACTTGACACAGTTAAAGCAAGATTTCAAATATGTTCaagataattttgtttatttaaaaaatgaagtcaCAGAGGTAAATAATGGTATAACTGGTTTCATTGAAGGTGTGAAAGGAGAATTGAAAGAGGATCTCCTTCTGTTGAAAAGGGACATACAGATCTTGACTGGAACAAGACCAATCTATGACAATACATACATAACATATTCTG AAACAGTCTTTGTTCTACTGGTGGGGTTGATCCTAGAGGCATTGCTACTTTTTCTGATTGCATATAAGTTTTTTCCTTGGAGAAATGTTTTTTATGGTAGTCAAGGAAGCAATTATGATAATCCTCACGATGATCCTCACGATACACACGAAAGCCTGTATGCACAGGGTCCAGTTCAACAT CTGATTAAGCCAAAAAGAAGGACTATACTAGATCAAATTGACATAACAAGATATAAGATGGCGGAATCTATTTGTATTCTTAGTTTCCATGAAGAAACACAGGGTTTACATCATAGAATAATAACATCAGTATTTCAGGAGGAAGAAGTTGAAATAAAACCATTCCTACTTGAAAAAACTGATCCAGATGTATTGAATATACCAAGATGTCAGTTCATCTTtgtatttgttgattttaatgAGACAAATGTTATTCTTGAGAACCAAGGTGATAAAAGATTAGTTACTGTCCAGGCATGTATGAAAATGGGAG